TGGGATTTGCGTGCGCTGAAGGCGCTCGAGGAGGAGGAACAAAAGGAGTTTCTGGCGCTCAGCCAAAAGAATCTCTTCGAGCCGCCGCTGCCAACAGGTGGAGGCGACAATGCCAGCGTGCTCAGTGCGGGAGCCAAACCATCGTTGGCCTATGCGCAACTGCATCCGCATCTGCTGAAGCTGCCCACCATCGATGAGTGCCAGCTGATTGCCGCTCAGCGTCAGTCCGCAGCGAGTGTGGCGAGTGGAGCGCGTTTAAAATTCACGCGTGCACTTTCGCTCTCCGCTCACTCGCTGTCACCTCGCACAGGCGGCGGAGGAGGCGGAGCTGGCTTTGGCAAGAAGCTGAAGGCGCGGCTAGTGGGTGCCAAGTCAAGTGGTTCGCTGTCCCCCTCAAGGTACTCGCATAGCTACAGCGTGTCGCCAGTTTATACGCCGCCGCCGATGCGACGCTGTGCCACGCTGCATCACACGCAACCCGTGCGGAAGACATTCAAGACGCTGCAGCAGATGGAACGGCAGAAGCGGCAacataacaacagcagcaacaacacaacgcCAACGGCAGGCAACTTGCCGCAGTTGCAGCGCATTGTGGGCACCAACAAAACCTACTGGAAATATGGCGCCAACTCCACAGCAGCCTCTATTATAGGACAACGCGCCAGactccagcaacagcagcagcagcagcagcttagtGAATTGGAGTCCAGCAACTCGGATGAACCCAATGCGGAGCTGCTGGAGTCGGAGGCATTGGACAGCGCCACAGAGACGGG
This is a stretch of genomic DNA from Drosophila albomicans strain 15112-1751.03 chromosome 3, ASM965048v2, whole genome shotgun sequence. It encodes these proteins:
- the LOC127565013 gene encoding uncharacterized protein LOC127565013, which codes for MSSGEWDLRALKALEEEEQKEFLALSQKNLFEPPLPTGGGDNASVLSAGAKPSLAYAQLHPHLLKLPTIDECQLIAAQRQSAASVASGARLKFTRALSLSAHSLSPRTGGGGGGAGFGKKLKARLVGAKSSGSLSPSRYSHSYSVSPVYTPPPMRRCATLHHTQPVRKTFKTLQQMERQKRQHNNSSNNTTPTAGNLPQLQRIVGTNKTYWKYGANSTAASIIGQRARLQQQQQQQQLSELESSNSDEPNAELLESEALDSATETGSCSVPLPAADSNELLRLSMMLTAASSAVTAATATGGSMRPQQRVVEQNGCETVAYEAFHRPKSFERTLLRGSSLTVTAQESHSNSRSRSHSPSPSPSRTRPMQSTRIFKSTSLDAGADLQQQQQIIGQPIAMMSMTAATNQLAEQQQQQQTNESHYHKGKGEWERAKVKYHQDLNVACYGHALTLGGASIDDELEQHIKHCSCSCNHMGYGNSMDYQTLSGVTTS